A genomic stretch from Candidatus Methanomassiliicoccus intestinalis Issoire-Mx1 includes:
- the nikR gene encoding nickel-responsive transcriptional regulator NikR, producing the protein MDKVVRISMSLEPDLLEEFDTLVNNKGYTARSEAIRDLIRDALVEDRWRDSESEVVGTITMVYDHTVSYTQERLMEIQHSKHLSISSTIHVHLNMDQCLEVLIVWGKVKEVTHLADEIGAIKGVVFSKLTMTSGSMSHSEEDDHKHAHVHSH; encoded by the coding sequence ATGGATAAGGTCGTAAGAATAAGCATGTCGCTCGAACCCGATCTTTTAGAAGAGTTCGACACGCTTGTAAACAATAAGGGATACACAGCAAGATCTGAAGCTATACGCGATCTTATAAGAGATGCTCTTGTAGAAGATCGCTGGAGGGATAGCGAATCAGAGGTAGTGGGTACAATTACAATGGTGTATGACCATACTGTGAGTTACACCCAAGAACGATTGATGGAAATCCAACACTCTAAGCACCTCAGCATATCTTCAACAATCCATGTACACCTAAATATGGATCAGTGTTTAGAAGTGCTGATTGTATGGGGAAAAGTTAAAGAAGTCACACATTTGGCAGATGAAATTGGTGCAATAAAAGGTGTGGTTTTCAGCAAACTTACTATGACATCAGGTTCTATGAGCCATAGCGAAGAGGATGATCATAAGCACGCTCACGTTCATTCCCATTAG
- a CDS encoding FUSC family protein has translation MNWTMDLKTFIKKNLLFVAIIIFVTLFMYVFGSENVLIGVMMITAALMMLSKNLTGKPFKSLAGLIGINVTLGVGSFLAYLNPWLGLVTNFTVVFIVTFVLMHDIKSPVQFPFLLGYAFILAFPVPVEEFPLRLLSLIVGSIFIVVLNVVVNRNRLAMSCHAGISGLFSEIKSLLEKFLNGEEVNSNTLIEKAKLVNSAVYDRLEEKYYTSPGSRSAINLAISAEELGKAVIDGDDEEQDLRDLLPVLDDLISYQELKIPLEQVHNSIMQYLDNHRSADYEVLSSLRIIDYELDILVKSDKESLIKYTDSEQIPKSFRMKTLFKENFRRDSLKFSFAFRVALLLALWEFIGDYYNLENAKWLAFTTVAVVQPYLEATASKSLMRVKGTLVGVAIFTVLAYFILIENPSLTPAVLMIISYLYSILDPKRYDVMMVFITLMALMTASMVFPTETSIIERLVYILLGIGAAMVGSRIIFPYRLKDENIELSGRYISISKSQIRELRNVASGTVDDVKSAALTLTAHTIAEKIKVNNDQDNDDLVDRLMTKQTEVTNQCSILRQILISTPDDGSVKDTKKMVVKVIDTFGSNGKESIPKDISPFLDGLTTHGSEYMKMVLNVLRLQRESENMFIELTSHNEDTPTINAVAA, from the coding sequence ATGAACTGGACTATGGATCTCAAGACATTTATCAAGAAGAATCTATTGTTTGTAGCGATCATCATATTTGTAACTTTATTCATGTATGTTTTTGGATCTGAAAATGTACTGATCGGTGTAATGATGATCACCGCAGCTTTGATGATGCTTTCCAAAAATCTAACTGGAAAGCCTTTTAAAAGCCTTGCTGGACTGATCGGGATAAATGTCACTCTGGGAGTAGGGTCGTTTTTAGCATATCTCAACCCCTGGCTTGGTCTTGTAACGAATTTTACAGTTGTTTTCATTGTAACTTTTGTTTTGATGCACGACATAAAGTCACCGGTACAATTTCCATTCTTACTGGGGTACGCTTTTATCCTGGCATTTCCGGTGCCTGTCGAGGAATTTCCGCTTCGTCTTTTATCCCTGATAGTTGGATCAATTTTTATTGTAGTGCTCAACGTAGTTGTCAATCGCAACAGGCTTGCAATGAGTTGCCATGCGGGCATCTCAGGTCTGTTCTCTGAGATAAAATCACTCTTAGAAAAATTCCTCAACGGCGAAGAAGTTAATTCAAACACTCTTATCGAAAAAGCTAAACTTGTAAACTCTGCTGTTTATGACCGTCTGGAAGAAAAATATTATACATCCCCAGGGAGCAGATCGGCAATTAATCTTGCAATCTCTGCAGAAGAACTTGGAAAAGCTGTCATAGATGGAGATGATGAAGAACAAGATCTTAGAGACCTACTTCCTGTATTAGATGACCTCATCAGTTATCAAGAATTGAAAATTCCGCTTGAGCAGGTCCATAACAGCATAATGCAGTATTTAGATAATCACAGGTCTGCGGACTACGAAGTCCTATCAAGCCTGAGGATTATCGATTATGAGCTGGATATTCTTGTCAAGTCTGATAAAGAATCATTGATTAAATATACTGATTCTGAACAAATTCCTAAAAGCTTCAGAATGAAGACATTATTTAAGGAGAATTTTAGAAGAGATTCTCTAAAGTTCAGTTTTGCTTTCCGTGTAGCGTTACTGCTGGCACTATGGGAGTTTATAGGTGACTACTATAACCTTGAAAATGCTAAATGGCTGGCATTTACTACAGTAGCTGTAGTACAGCCATATCTTGAAGCGACAGCTAGTAAATCACTAATGAGAGTAAAGGGAACGTTGGTGGGAGTGGCAATATTTACGGTATTAGCATACTTCATCTTGATAGAGAACCCATCGCTTACACCAGCAGTACTGATGATCATATCATATCTATACAGTATCCTTGATCCAAAGAGGTACGATGTGATGATGGTCTTCATAACCCTGATGGCTTTAATGACTGCATCAATGGTATTCCCTACAGAAACGTCAATCATAGAACGTCTTGTATATATCTTGCTGGGCATCGGTGCAGCTATGGTGGGAAGCCGTATTATTTTCCCATACAGGCTTAAAGATGAAAATATTGAACTGTCTGGAAGATACATTTCAATCAGCAAAAGCCAGATTAGAGAATTGAGAAATGTGGCATCTGGCACAGTTGATGATGTGAAGAGCGCTGCACTCACACTCACAGCCCACACAATCGCTGAGAAAATCAAGGTCAATAATGATCAAGATAATGACGATCTTGTAGACAGGTTGATGACAAAACAGACTGAAGTAACGAATCAATGTTCCATTCTCCGGCAGATACTGATATCTACTCCAGATGATGGAAGTGTTAAGGATACTAAAAAAATGGTCGTGAAGGTCATCGATACATTCGGCTCTAATGGAAAAGAATCAATTCCAAAAGATATCTCTCCTTTCTTAGATGGTTTGACTACGCATGGAAGTGAATATATGAAGATGGTATTGAATGTGCTCAGGCTTCAGCGTGAAAGTGAAAATATGTTCATCGAGCTAACTTCACACAATGAAGACACACCTACAATAAATGCTGTGGCAGCTTAA
- a CDS encoding DNA topoisomerase I, which yields MSRLIISEKSDAAARIAVILSQGTSKRTSVNKVSVFQFEGESGTTFIIGLRGHIIELDYPESLNNWSEVELSDLIYAEPIKNVSAHSIVNALKDLSIDADEIVIATDYDREGELIGMEAVRLLDTEGKEIKRARFSAFTKLEIDTAFNDLTDPDIKLADSAECRQKIDLAWGAVLTRFISMSSGQGGSNFLSVGRVQSPTLALIVARHKEIEEFVPQPYWNINARFEDGIEFKGEHVNNPFHSDVDAQKALDACQGIELGKVLKYEKNEKDEYPLPPFNTTMMLMEANKLGFPASRAMKIAEDLYTAGYISYPRTDNTVYPQSLGLRRILEKLKESEFKAEAEELLKQEKIRPSKGKVQTTDHPPIYPTEAATKKQLKGDKWTLYELITRRFFATVAPPAKAEVSSAVIGIKNEKFTSKGYKLIFQGWKKYYPYLKTTEYDLPELMIGADIDVLSVELEKKMTQPPRRYSQGSLIQEMERLGLGTKSTRHDIIQKLYDRKYAEGNDLIPTASGIAVVEALNKHAHIVTDPKMTAKLEEDMDEIAHGSKTLDGVVEESQEMLSNALETLERNRDQIGTEIRKALEAQHYIGKCPSCNGDLKTIRTKLGKTFIGCSNYPDCNQTYPMPPNALVQPLNEECECGAPRVKVIRRGQPVSISCIDPECATNRAKNFIARCPNCGNDMRIIYSRAGKRFLGCTSYPDCTQTYPLPQMGQLLGTEEQCESCGSPMILMKTGGRSWKFCANMECPEKKEKAKRSKSSAKKSVTKTDKKTSVKTTAAAKTKTTKKTVTSKTASKKTTSKTAAKKTTTKKPAVKASTKSKEDQPK from the coding sequence ATGAGCCGGCTCATTATATCAGAAAAAAGTGACGCAGCCGCAAGAATTGCGGTCATTCTTTCACAAGGAACGTCAAAAAGGACGTCTGTGAACAAAGTCTCAGTTTTTCAATTCGAAGGGGAGTCGGGTACGACTTTCATTATCGGATTAAGAGGACACATAATTGAGCTGGACTATCCAGAAAGTCTCAATAATTGGTCTGAAGTTGAACTTTCAGATCTTATATATGCTGAACCTATAAAGAACGTCAGCGCTCACAGTATAGTAAATGCCCTAAAAGATCTCTCGATTGATGCAGACGAGATAGTTATCGCTACTGACTATGACCGAGAAGGAGAACTCATTGGAATGGAAGCCGTTAGGCTTCTAGACACTGAAGGCAAAGAAATAAAAAGAGCAAGGTTCAGCGCGTTCACTAAACTTGAAATCGATACAGCATTCAATGATCTTACAGACCCTGACATAAAACTTGCAGACTCTGCAGAATGCAGGCAAAAAATAGATTTAGCATGGGGTGCGGTGCTAACAAGATTCATTTCGATGTCCTCTGGACAAGGAGGAAGCAACTTTTTATCAGTAGGAAGGGTGCAGAGCCCAACCCTGGCACTGATAGTAGCCAGACATAAAGAAATTGAAGAATTCGTACCTCAACCATATTGGAATATAAATGCAAGGTTTGAAGATGGAATAGAGTTCAAAGGAGAGCATGTCAATAATCCATTTCACAGTGATGTAGATGCGCAAAAAGCACTTGATGCATGTCAGGGAATAGAACTCGGGAAAGTTCTGAAGTATGAAAAGAACGAAAAAGACGAGTATCCTCTTCCACCATTCAATACTACTATGATGCTTATGGAGGCTAACAAACTTGGTTTCCCGGCATCAAGGGCTATGAAGATTGCTGAAGACCTATACACTGCAGGATATATCTCATACCCAAGAACAGACAATACGGTTTATCCTCAATCCCTTGGCCTAAGAAGGATTTTAGAAAAACTCAAGGAATCTGAGTTCAAAGCTGAAGCCGAGGAGTTGCTAAAACAAGAGAAGATCAGGCCATCTAAAGGAAAGGTACAGACAACCGATCACCCTCCAATATATCCCACTGAAGCAGCTACTAAGAAACAACTTAAAGGTGACAAATGGACATTATATGAGTTAATAACCAGAAGATTCTTTGCAACTGTAGCTCCTCCTGCTAAGGCTGAAGTGTCATCAGCAGTTATTGGAATTAAAAATGAAAAATTCACATCCAAGGGATACAAATTAATCTTTCAGGGGTGGAAAAAATATTACCCGTATCTGAAAACTACTGAATATGATCTCCCAGAACTTATGATCGGAGCAGATATCGATGTACTGTCAGTGGAACTTGAGAAAAAAATGACTCAACCGCCTAGACGGTATTCCCAGGGAAGTTTAATCCAAGAGATGGAACGGTTAGGGCTGGGAACAAAGTCCACAAGGCATGATATTATTCAAAAGTTATATGACAGAAAATATGCTGAAGGCAATGATTTGATACCTACAGCAAGCGGGATAGCTGTTGTAGAAGCACTAAATAAACATGCACACATAGTTACAGATCCAAAAATGACTGCCAAACTTGAAGAGGATATGGATGAAATTGCTCATGGCAGTAAAACGTTAGACGGTGTTGTTGAGGAATCTCAAGAGATGCTCTCCAATGCCTTAGAGACATTAGAAAGAAACAGAGACCAGATAGGTACTGAAATAAGAAAAGCCCTTGAAGCCCAGCATTACATTGGAAAATGCCCGTCGTGCAATGGGGATCTTAAGACAATACGTACAAAACTAGGAAAAACGTTCATTGGATGTTCTAATTATCCAGACTGCAACCAGACCTATCCAATGCCACCTAATGCCTTGGTGCAGCCTCTGAATGAAGAATGCGAATGCGGCGCCCCCAGAGTAAAGGTTATCCGCAGAGGGCAGCCCGTCTCGATCAGCTGCATCGATCCAGAGTGCGCAACAAACAGAGCGAAGAATTTCATAGCTAGATGCCCCAATTGCGGCAATGATATGAGGATTATATATTCCAGAGCTGGAAAAAGATTTCTGGGTTGCACAAGCTATCCAGACTGTACTCAGACATATCCACTTCCCCAAATGGGGCAGCTCTTGGGAACAGAAGAACAGTGTGAATCCTGTGGCTCTCCAATGATACTAATGAAAACTGGTGGCAGATCATGGAAGTTCTGTGCAAATATGGAATGCCCGGAAAAGAAAGAGAAAGCTAAGAGATCTAAGTCTTCAGCTAAGAAAAGTGTCACTAAGACCGATAAGAAAACTTCGGTTAAGACAACAGCAGCTGCTAAAACAAAAACTACAAAGAAAACTGTAACTTCAAAGACCGCCAGCAAAAAGACTACTTCAAAAACAGCTGCGAAGAAAACCACTACGAAGAAACCAGCAGTAAAAGCAAGTACAAAGTCTAAAGAGGATCAGCCGAAATGA
- a CDS encoding asparagine synthase C-terminal domain-containing protein, whose product MFSGGLDCGVLSALSKKYFTPKLYTVGIENSHDLIAGEQGAQEIGLPWTGIVITDELILEECCKVLKIVDLSPLELSYELPLQILASRIDEENLISGQGADELFGGYNRYSEMSISEAESSSKNDYERLFTNIMLKEDLIASAYCKTLWRPFLNERVAEVALSIPMSDKISGGVNKIPLRILAEELGLKTIASRKKKAAQYGSGIMKSLKSCSKKNNQTLDEYISSLKKENI is encoded by the coding sequence ATGTTTTCAGGGGGTTTAGATTGTGGAGTTCTTTCTGCACTCTCTAAAAAATACTTCACGCCAAAATTATACACAGTAGGAATAGAAAACTCACATGATCTTATCGCTGGAGAACAGGGGGCTCAGGAAATCGGACTTCCATGGACTGGAATAGTCATTACGGATGAGCTTATTCTTGAAGAATGCTGTAAAGTTCTGAAGATTGTCGATCTTTCTCCATTAGAACTCTCTTATGAACTGCCGCTTCAGATATTGGCTTCAAGAATTGATGAAGAAAATTTGATAAGCGGCCAGGGAGCAGACGAACTTTTTGGAGGTTACAACCGTTACTCAGAAATGTCAATCAGTGAAGCTGAATCATCATCTAAGAACGATTATGAGCGGCTTTTTACAAACATCATGCTCAAGGAGGATCTGATTGCTTCAGCATACTGCAAAACGTTGTGGAGACCATTCTTAAATGAGCGAGTAGCCGAGGTAGCTCTGTCCATTCCTATGTCTGATAAGATATCGGGAGGAGTAAATAAGATCCCTCTTAGAATTTTGGCTGAGGAGCTTGGGTTAAAAACTATCGCTTCAAGAAAGAAAAAGGCGGCACAATATGGTTCAGGAATCATGAAATCTTTAAAATCCTGCTCCAAAAAGAACAATCAAACATTGGATGAGTATATCTCTTCGTTAAAAAAAGAGAATATTTGA